A single genomic interval of Flavobacterium sp. N2820 harbors:
- a CDS encoding Lrp/AsnC family transcriptional regulator — protein MDTIDKKLLGLLQADTKKTTKELSMVLNLSVTAVYERIKKLEREGVISKYVAILDRNKVEKAFVVFCHIKLIQHTKDFVTTFESEVVKLDEVLECFHVSGDYDYILKVHVKDMDEYREFMITKLTSLQHIGSTHSSFMIGEVKNTTAFTL, from the coding sequence ATGGACACAATTGACAAAAAATTACTTGGATTACTTCAAGCAGACACAAAAAAAACTACAAAAGAATTATCAATGGTTTTAAATCTTTCAGTAACTGCGGTATATGAAAGAATTAAAAAACTAGAAAGAGAAGGAGTAATTAGTAAATATGTTGCAATATTAGACAGAAATAAGGTCGAAAAAGCATTTGTTGTTTTTTGCCACATTAAATTAATTCAGCACACAAAAGATTTTGTAACCACTTTTGAAAGTGAAGTAGTAAAATTAGATGAAGTATTAGAGTGTTTTCACGTAAGTGGCGATTACGACTACATTTTAAAAGTACATGTTAAAGATATGGACGAATACCGTGAATTTATGATTACAAAACTAACCAGTTTACAACATATTGGAAGTACTCACAGTTCTTTCATGATAGGTGAAGTTAAAAATACGACTGCTTTTACTTTGTAA
- a CDS encoding aminotransferase class I/II-fold pyridoxal phosphate-dependent enzyme produces the protein MEKFNPADRIQDLQYFGEFGGVNPSISDSSTYTFLSAKTMFDTFEGNAEGCYLYSRHSSPSNLYLDKALAAMEGTESANVSASGMGAITPTLLQLCGNGDHIVSSRTIYGGTYAFLKNFVPRMGIKTTFVDITKLDVVEAAITPNTKVLYCETVSNPLLEVADIASLAKIAKKHNIKLVVDNTFSPLSVAPAKLGADIVIHSLTKYINGSSDTVGGVTCASQEFINSLKNVNDGASMLLGPTMDSLRSASVMKNMRTLHIRMKQHSHNALYLANKFETDGIKTVYPGLASHPSHEIYKSMINPEYGFGGMMTIDVGSLDKANALMELMQERNLGYLAVSLGFYKTLFSAPGTSTSSEIPLEEQAEMGLTDGLIRFSIGLDNDIERTYQMMKQCMVELGVL, from the coding sequence ATGGAAAAATTCAATCCTGCAGATCGTATACAAGATTTACAATATTTCGGAGAATTTGGTGGTGTAAACCCATCAATTTCAGATAGTTCAACATACACTTTTCTTTCAGCAAAAACGATGTTTGACACGTTTGAAGGCAATGCAGAAGGTTGTTATTTATATTCACGTCATTCATCACCAAGTAACTTATACTTAGACAAAGCTTTAGCCGCAATGGAAGGAACAGAATCGGCAAATGTTTCGGCTTCTGGAATGGGCGCTATCACTCCTACACTATTGCAATTATGTGGAAACGGTGACCATATCGTTTCAAGTAGAACTATTTATGGCGGTACTTATGCTTTTTTGAAGAATTTTGTTCCAAGAATGGGCATCAAAACTACATTTGTTGACATTACCAAATTAGATGTAGTTGAAGCGGCTATTACACCAAACACAAAAGTTTTATACTGCGAAACAGTTAGTAATCCATTATTAGAAGTGGCTGATATTGCTTCGTTGGCAAAAATTGCTAAAAAACATAATATCAAATTAGTAGTTGACAATACGTTTTCTCCTTTATCAGTTGCTCCAGCAAAATTAGGTGCTGATATCGTAATTCACTCGTTAACTAAATACATCAACGGAAGTAGTGATACAGTTGGTGGTGTAACGTGTGCTTCTCAAGAATTCATCAACAGTTTAAAAAATGTAAACGACGGGGCAAGTATGCTTTTAGGTCCAACAATGGATAGTTTACGTTCTGCAAGTGTGATGAAAAACATGCGAACACTTCACATCAGAATGAAACAACACAGTCACAACGCACTTTATTTGGCAAACAAATTTGAAACAGACGGAATTAAAACCGTTTATCCAGGTTTGGCAAGTCACCCAAGTCATGAAATTTACAAAAGCATGATTAATCCAGAATATGGTTTTGGTGGAATGATGACCATTGATGTAGGAAGTTTAGACAAAGCTAATGCGTTGATGGAATTGATGCAAGAAAGAAATTTAGGATATTTAGCCGTAAGCTTAGGATTTTACAAAACGTTATTTAGTGCCCCTGGAACTTCAACTTCTTCTGAAATTCCATTAGAAGAACAAGCCGAAATGGGTTTAACCGATGGATTAATTCGTTTTTCAATAGGCTTGGACAACGATATTGAAAGAACGTACCAAATGATGAAACAATGTATGGTTGAATTAGGTGTTTTATAA
- the nhaC gene encoding Na+/H+ antiporter NhaC, translated as MDTKIIKNRELKLWEALIPVFALIGMLAYNVLFAYNGPDDNALGGSNQFILLLGGAVAAIVGYFNKVSFHKMLDEVANNIKSTASAILILLMVGALAGTWMVSGIIPSMIYYGLQILSPAIFLPATLIICSVISIATGSSWTTSATVGIALIGIGGALGFDLGMVAGAVISGAYFGDKLSPMSDTTNLAPAMAGTDLFTHIKYMTLTTIPTYIISLILFIILGLSVDVKGDVNINELLISIETSFHVTPWLFLVPVIVIGLIVKKTEPLVALLVGTLLAGIFAIIFQPEIVTQITGADSLTFKSAYKGVMQAITTEVIVPTENKTLIDLFTSGGMAKMLPTIWLILCAMVFGGIMDAIGALSKISESLLKLAHTTFGLFASTVGSCLALNITASDQYLAIVVPGKMFAQAYKDKGLAPENLSRTLEDTGTVTSVLVPWNTCGAYQAGTLDVSTLDYLPYAFFNIISPFMTLIFAAFNIKIKQLVSSIKE; from the coding sequence ATGGATACTAAAATCATAAAAAACAGAGAATTAAAACTATGGGAAGCCTTAATTCCTGTTTTTGCTCTAATTGGAATGCTTGCTTACAATGTACTTTTTGCCTACAATGGACCAGATGATAATGCATTAGGTGGAAGTAATCAATTTATTCTTTTACTTGGAGGTGCGGTTGCTGCAATCGTAGGCTATTTTAATAAAGTTTCCTTTCATAAAATGTTAGATGAAGTAGCAAATAACATTAAATCTACAGCTAGCGCTATTTTAATCCTATTAATGGTTGGTGCACTTGCAGGAACTTGGATGGTAAGCGGCATCATCCCTTCAATGATTTATTACGGATTACAAATATTAAGTCCTGCAATCTTTTTACCAGCAACATTAATAATTTGCTCGGTAATTTCAATTGCAACAGGGAGTTCTTGGACTACATCAGCAACTGTTGGTATTGCATTAATTGGAATTGGAGGTGCTCTAGGCTTTGATTTAGGAATGGTTGCAGGAGCTGTAATTTCGGGAGCCTATTTTGGAGATAAATTATCCCCAATGTCCGATACAACTAACCTTGCTCCTGCTATGGCTGGAACCGATTTGTTTACCCATATCAAATATATGACCTTAACCACAATCCCAACATACATTATATCTCTAATTCTATTTATAATATTAGGACTTTCCGTTGATGTTAAAGGAGATGTTAATATAAATGAGCTATTAATTTCTATCGAAACTTCTTTCCACGTTACTCCATGGTTATTTTTAGTTCCTGTAATTGTAATTGGATTAATTGTTAAAAAAACAGAACCTCTAGTAGCACTTTTAGTTGGAACATTATTAGCGGGTATTTTTGCAATTATTTTTCAACCAGAAATTGTTACTCAAATTACCGGTGCTGATAGTTTAACTTTTAAATCGGCCTACAAAGGGGTTATGCAAGCCATAACTACTGAAGTTATTGTACCTACCGAAAATAAAACTTTAATTGATTTATTTACTTCAGGTGGAATGGCTAAAATGTTACCAACAATTTGGTTAATTCTTTGTGCTATGGTTTTTGGTGGAATTATGGATGCTATTGGTGCTTTGTCAAAAATTAGTGAATCATTATTAAAATTAGCGCATACAACCTTTGGCTTATTCGCTTCAACTGTTGGAAGTTGTTTAGCATTAAATATTACGGCCTCTGATCAATATTTAGCGATTGTAGTTCCTGGAAAAATGTTTGCACAAGCTTATAAAGATAAAGGATTAGCTCCGGAAAATTTAAGTAGAACATTAGAAGATACTGGAACTGTAACTTCAGTTTTGGTACCATGGAATACTTGTGGAGCTTATCAAGCAGGAACTCTTGATGTTTCAACTCTTGATTATCTACCATATGCTTTCTTTAATATTATCAGTCCATTTATGACTTTAATTTTTGCCGCATTTAATATTAAAATAAAACAATTAGTTTCAAGTATCAAAGAATAG
- the katG gene encoding catalase/peroxidase HPI, which produces MENTNDISKCPFHQNQKGLSDGVKNQDWWPKSLNLDILHQHDTKTNPFGENFNYAEEFKKLDLEALKNDLKTFMTNSQDWWPADWGHYGGLMIRMAWHSAGTYRISDGRGGAGTGNIRFAPLNSWPDNGNLDKARRLLWPIKKKYGNKISWADLMILAGNMAYESMGLKTYGFAGGREDIWHPEKDVYWGAEKEWLAKSGSEGSRYSGERDLENPLAAVMMGLIYVNPEGVDGQPDPLKTAHDVRITFKRMAMNDEETVALTAGGHTVGKAHGNGDASQLGKEPEGCEIENQGFGWLNPKGNGNGADTVTSGLEGSWTTHPTRWDNEYFYLLLNYDWELKKSPAGAWQWEPINIKEEDKPIDAHNPSVRRNPIMTDADMAMKMDPAYREISERFYKDPAYFSDVFARAWFKLTHRDLGPKERYLGVDVPTEDLIWQDPVPTVDYALSDSEVEELKAKLLNSGLSRAELINTAWDSARTFRGSDFRGGANGARIRLQPQRSWVANEPERLQKVLNKLVEIQSGLSKKVSIADLIVLGGNAAIEKAALDGGFNVKVPFKAGRGDASQEMTDIESFEVLEPTNDAFRNFMKANYLVQPEELMLDKAQLLGLTAAEMTVLIGGMRVLGTNYGGTKHGVFTHNEGVLTNDFFVNLTDMSYSWKPVGENLYNIVDKKSGATKWTATRVDLIFGSNSVLRAYAEVYAQDDNKEKFVKDFINTWTKVMHLDRFDLK; this is translated from the coding sequence ATGGAAAACACAAACGACATTAGTAAATGCCCTTTTCATCAAAACCAAAAAGGATTAAGTGATGGTGTAAAGAATCAAGATTGGTGGCCTAAATCACTCAACTTAGATATACTACATCAGCATGATACCAAAACAAATCCGTTTGGTGAAAATTTTAATTATGCCGAAGAATTTAAAAAATTAGATTTGGAAGCATTAAAGAATGATTTAAAGACCTTTATGACGAATAGCCAAGATTGGTGGCCAGCCGATTGGGGACACTATGGTGGTTTGATGATTCGTATGGCATGGCATTCTGCAGGAACTTATAGAATTTCAGATGGTCGTGGAGGCGCAGGAACTGGAAATATAAGATTTGCACCTTTAAATAGTTGGCCAGACAATGGAAATTTAGACAAAGCTAGACGATTATTATGGCCAATCAAAAAGAAATATGGAAACAAGATTTCTTGGGCAGATTTAATGATTTTAGCAGGAAATATGGCCTACGAGTCAATGGGATTGAAAACGTATGGATTTGCTGGAGGTCGTGAAGATATTTGGCATCCCGAAAAAGATGTGTATTGGGGAGCAGAAAAAGAATGGTTAGCAAAATCAGGAAGCGAAGGCAGTAGATATTCAGGTGAAAGAGATTTAGAAAATCCACTAGCAGCTGTTATGATGGGATTAATTTATGTAAATCCTGAAGGAGTCGACGGACAACCAGACCCATTAAAAACAGCACATGATGTTCGAATCACATTCAAACGAATGGCAATGAATGATGAAGAAACTGTTGCTTTAACTGCAGGAGGACATACGGTAGGAAAAGCACACGGAAATGGTGATGCTTCACAATTAGGAAAAGAACCGGAAGGCTGTGAAATTGAAAATCAAGGTTTTGGATGGTTAAACCCAAAAGGAAATGGAAATGGCGCTGACACCGTAACCAGTGGCTTAGAAGGTTCTTGGACAACCCACCCTACTCGTTGGGATAATGAATATTTTTATTTGCTTTTAAATTATGATTGGGAATTAAAGAAAAGTCCGGCTGGTGCTTGGCAATGGGAACCTATCAATATCAAAGAAGAAGACAAGCCAATTGATGCTCACAATCCATCAGTAAGAAGAAATCCCATAATGACCGATGCTGATATGGCAATGAAAATGGATCCTGCTTACAGAGAAATTTCGGAGCGTTTTTATAAAGACCCTGCTTATTTTTCGGATGTGTTTGCAAGAGCATGGTTTAAATTAACACACAGAGATTTAGGTCCAAAAGAGCGTTATTTAGGAGTTGATGTACCAACAGAAGATTTGATTTGGCAAGATCCAGTTCCAACTGTAGATTACGCTTTATCTGATTCAGAAGTTGAAGAATTAAAAGCTAAACTACTAAATAGTGGATTGTCAAGAGCTGAGCTAATCAACACCGCTTGGGACAGTGCAAGAACGTTTAGAGGTTCAGACTTTAGAGGTGGTGCAAACGGTGCAAGAATTCGTTTGCAACCTCAAAGAAGTTGGGTAGCAAATGAGCCTGAAAGATTACAAAAAGTATTGAATAAATTAGTCGAAATTCAATCGGGTTTAAGTAAAAAAGTAAGCATTGCTGATTTAATCGTTCTTGGAGGTAATGCTGCTATAGAAAAAGCTGCACTTGATGGTGGTTTCAATGTAAAAGTTCCATTTAAAGCCGGAAGAGGTGACGCTTCACAAGAAATGACTGATATTGAATCTTTTGAGGTTTTAGAACCAACAAATGATGCTTTCAGAAACTTTATGAAAGCCAACTACTTAGTTCAACCTGAAGAATTGATGTTAGATAAAGCACAACTTCTTGGATTAACAGCAGCAGAAATGACCGTTCTAATTGGCGGAATGCGTGTTCTTGGAACCAACTATGGTGGAACAAAACATGGTGTTTTTACGCACAATGAAGGTGTTCTAACCAATGATTTCTTTGTAAATCTTACTGATATGAGTTACAGTTGGAAACCTGTTGGTGAAAACTTATACAATATTGTAGATAAAAAATCTGGCGCTACAAAATGGACTGCAACAAGAGTTGATTTAATTTTTGGTTCAAATTCTGTTTTAAGAGCTTATGCAGAGGTTTATGCTCAAGATGATAACAAAGAAAAATTTGTAAAAGATTTCATTAATACTTGGACAAAAGTTATGCACTTAGACCGTTTTGATCTAAAATAA
- a CDS encoding DNA primase, producing MKRVIVDYAKLTNEILTLLVEKFPDGYDDSDIIRFKNAKNETIEAVEVRTTDTIFLVKVSTKLSDRIENYDEDDIIEEEVVVDKIVGLKELDIEDDEEEEEEDENVIDSEDPEDIDDED from the coding sequence ATGAAAAGAGTTATTGTTGATTACGCAAAATTAACAAATGAAATCTTAACCTTACTAGTTGAGAAATTTCCTGATGGATATGATGATTCAGACATCATACGTTTTAAGAACGCTAAAAATGAGACAATTGAGGCTGTAGAAGTTCGTACAACTGATACTATTTTTCTAGTAAAAGTAAGTACAAAACTTTCTGACCGAATTGAAAACTATGACGAAGATGATATCATCGAAGAAGAAGTTGTAGTAGACAAAATTGTTGGCTTAAAAGAATTAGACATTGAAGACGACGAAGAAGAAGAGGAAGAAGATGAAAATGTTATTGATTCTGAAGATCCAGAAGATATAGATGATGAAGATTAA
- a CDS encoding deoxyhypusine synthase family protein has translation MSKGPVSQFIEKHYLHFNSAALVDAAKGYEEHLLDNGKMMITLAGAMSTAELGKSLAEMIRQDKVHIISCTGANLEEDIMNLVAHNSYKRVPNYRDLSPQEEWDLLENHYNRVTDTCIPEEEAFRRLQSHLFDIWNNADSKGERYFPHEFMYQMINSGVLKQYYEIDPADSWMVAAAEKNLPIVVPGWEDSTMGNIFSSYCIKGEFKPTTMKSGIEYMMWLADWYPKNCAGKGIGFFQIGGGIAGDFPICVVPMLYQDMEMHDVPFWSYFCQISDSTTSYGSYSGAVPNEKITWGKLDIHTPKFIVESDATIVAPLMFAYILGW, from the coding sequence ATGAGCAAAGGACCAGTTAGTCAGTTTATAGAAAAACATTATCTTCATTTTAACTCTGCCGCTCTAGTAGATGCTGCAAAAGGGTATGAAGAACATTTATTAGACAACGGAAAAATGATGATTACTTTAGCAGGTGCCATGAGTACAGCTGAATTAGGAAAATCATTAGCCGAAATGATTCGTCAAGATAAAGTACACATAATTTCTTGTACTGGAGCTAATTTAGAAGAAGATATCATGAACTTGGTAGCTCATAATTCATACAAAAGAGTTCCAAATTACAGAGATTTATCACCACAAGAAGAATGGGATTTATTAGAAAATCATTACAACCGTGTAACAGATACATGTATTCCAGAAGAAGAAGCGTTTAGAAGATTACAATCGCATTTATTTGACATTTGGAATAATGCAGATTCTAAAGGAGAACGCTATTTTCCACATGAATTTATGTACCAAATGATTAATTCTGGAGTATTAAAACAATACTACGAGATTGATCCAGCAGATTCATGGATGGTTGCTGCAGCAGAAAAGAATTTACCAATTGTAGTTCCTGGATGGGAAGACAGCACAATGGGGAATATTTTCTCTTCTTATTGTATCAAAGGTGAATTCAAACCTACAACAATGAAAAGTGGAATTGAATACATGATGTGGCTAGCGGATTGGTATCCAAAAAATTGTGCTGGAAAAGGAATTGGGTTCTTTCAAATTGGTGGAGGAATTGCTGGAGATTTCCCAATTTGTGTAGTTCCAATGTTATATCAAGACATGGAAATGCATGATGTGCCTTTTTGGAGTTATTTTTGTCAAATTTCTGATTCAACAACAAGCTATGGTTCCTATTCTGGAGCAGTTCCGAATGAAAAAATCACTTGGGGTAAATTAGACATTCATACACCAAAATTTATCGTAGAGTCTGACGCTACGATAGTTGCACCATTAATGTTTGCTTACATTTTAGGGTGGTAA
- a CDS encoding arginine decarboxylase produces MNTRYYDLINQTFYFPQEEFTLNKDTLQFHGIDLMKLVEEYGTPLKFTYLPKISQNINRAKMWFRNAMEKHDYDAKYFYCYCTKSSHFEFILNEALKNNIHIETSSAFDINIVETLMEEGKINKNTFIVCNGFKRDQYVTNIARLINNGHKNTIPVIDNFEELDLLQEEIDGKFKIGIRIAAEEEPKFEFYTSRLGIGYKDIVPFYRKQIAENKKVELKMLHFFINAGIRDTAYYWNELLKCMKVYIALKKECPSLDSLNIGGGFPIKNSLAFEYDYQYMVDEILNQIKIACDEAEVPVPHIFTEFGSFTVGEAGGALYQVLYQKKQNDRENWNMIDSSFITTLPDTWAINKRFVMIAVNRWNDTYERVLLGGLTCDGDDYYNSEQHMNAVYLPKYNKEKPLYIGFFNTGAYQETIGGFGGLSHCILPQPKHILIDKDKNGIIATEVFSEQQKAEDVLEILGYNKRKEQ; encoded by the coding sequence ATGAACACAAGATATTACGATTTAATAAACCAAACTTTTTATTTCCCGCAAGAAGAATTTACTTTAAACAAAGATACTTTACAGTTTCATGGCATTGATTTAATGAAATTAGTAGAAGAATATGGTACACCATTAAAGTTTACTTATTTACCAAAAATTTCTCAAAACATCAACCGTGCAAAAATGTGGTTTAGAAATGCCATGGAAAAACACGATTATGATGCGAAGTATTTCTATTGCTATTGTACAAAAAGTTCTCATTTTGAGTTTATTTTAAATGAAGCTTTAAAAAACAACATCCACATTGAAACTTCTTCAGCTTTTGACATCAATATTGTTGAAACATTAATGGAAGAAGGAAAAATCAATAAAAACACATTTATCGTTTGTAACGGCTTCAAACGTGATCAATATGTTACCAATATAGCACGATTAATTAATAACGGACATAAAAATACCATTCCTGTTATTGACAATTTTGAAGAATTAGATTTATTGCAAGAAGAAATTGATGGTAAATTTAAAATCGGAATTCGTATTGCAGCAGAAGAAGAACCTAAATTTGAGTTCTATACTTCTCGACTAGGAATAGGGTATAAAGATATCGTTCCTTTTTATCGTAAACAAATTGCAGAAAATAAGAAAGTAGAACTTAAAATGCTTCACTTTTTTATTAATGCAGGTATTCGTGACACTGCCTATTATTGGAACGAATTATTAAAATGTATGAAAGTGTACATCGCTTTGAAAAAAGAATGTCCTTCATTAGATAGTTTAAATATTGGTGGTGGTTTTCCAATAAAAAATTCGTTAGCCTTTGAGTATGATTACCAATATATGGTGGACGAAATTTTAAACCAAATCAAAATTGCTTGTGATGAAGCAGAAGTTCCAGTTCCACATATATTTACAGAGTTTGGTTCATTTACAGTAGGTGAAGCTGGTGGAGCATTGTACCAAGTGTTATATCAAAAAAAACAAAATGACCGTGAAAACTGGAACATGATTGATTCATCTTTCATTACCACACTTCCAGATACTTGGGCAATTAATAAACGTTTTGTTATGATTGCTGTAAACCGATGGAATGACACGTATGAACGGGTTTTATTAGGCGGATTAACTTGTGATGGTGATGATTATTATAATTCGGAACAACACATGAATGCCGTTTATTTACCAAAATACAATAAAGAAAAACCACTTTATATTGGATTCTTTAATACGGGTGCCTATCAAGAAACAATTGGTGGTTTTGGCGGATTAAGTCACTGTATATTACCACAACCAAAACATATTTTAATAGACAAAGATAAAAACGGAATCATTGCAACCGAAGTTTTTTCGGAACAACAAAAAGCAGAAGACGTTTTAGAAATTTTAGGTTACAACAAAAGAAAAGAACAATAA
- the aroB gene encoding 3-dehydroquinate synthase, which yields MHTISATNYSVYFDLKGYETLAEMLNPSLYSKIFILVDENTSQYCLPHLLNHLATEMEIEIIELEVGEIHKNIATCTEVWGALSELGADRKSIMINLGGGVISDLGGFVACTFKRGIDFINIPTTLLSMVDASIGGKNGVDLGNLKNQIGIIREPKAVLVDTQFLSTLPQNEMRSGLAEMLKHGLIFDKKYWDKFKNLKDLYTADLNQLIHQSIQIKNTIVCEDLTENGVRKSLNFGHTLGHAIESYFLENESKTTLLHGEAIAVGMILESYISREKNLLTNNEYQEIKYIINDIFERIEFSQVDIDKIIELLIFDKKNEFGKVQFALLDGIGKIKINQESDNQLIYKAFEDYSM from the coding sequence ATGCATACTATTTCAGCAACCAATTATAGCGTTTACTTTGATTTAAAAGGATATGAAACTTTAGCAGAAATGCTGAACCCATCACTTTATTCTAAAATTTTTATTTTAGTTGATGAAAACACTTCTCAATATTGTTTACCCCATTTATTGAACCATTTAGCTACTGAAATGGAAATTGAAATTATTGAATTGGAAGTTGGTGAAATTCATAAAAACATAGCTACTTGTACTGAAGTTTGGGGTGCTCTGTCTGAATTAGGTGCAGATCGTAAAAGCATCATGATAAATTTAGGCGGTGGAGTAATTTCTGATTTAGGTGGATTTGTTGCCTGTACATTTAAAAGAGGTATTGATTTTATTAATATCCCTACAACTTTACTTTCTATGGTTGATGCTTCCATCGGAGGAAAAAATGGAGTGGATTTAGGAAATTTGAAAAACCAAATTGGGATCATTCGCGAACCAAAAGCAGTGCTAGTTGATACACAATTTTTAAGTACGTTACCTCAAAACGAAATGCGATCTGGCTTAGCCGAAATGCTAAAACATGGATTGATTTTTGATAAAAAATATTGGGATAAATTTAAAAATCTAAAAGACTTATATACAGCCGATTTAAATCAATTAATTCATCAATCTATTCAAATAAAAAACACAATTGTTTGTGAAGATTTAACTGAAAATGGGGTTAGAAAATCATTGAATTTTGGACATACTTTAGGCCATGCCATCGAAAGTTATTTCTTAGAAAACGAATCAAAAACAACCTTGCTTCATGGTGAAGCAATTGCTGTCGGAATGATTCTAGAAAGTTATATTTCGAGAGAAAAGAACTTATTAACTAATAATGAATACCAGGAAATTAAATACATTATTAATGATATTTTTGAACGAATTGAATTCTCACAAGTCGACATTGATAAAATTATAGAATTATTGATTTTTGATAAAAAAAATGAGTTTGGAAAAGTACAATTTGCATTGCTTGATGGAATTGGAAAAATAAAAATCAATCAAGAATCAGATAACCAATTGATTTACAAAGCTTTTGAAGATTATTCTATGTAG
- a CDS encoding proline dehydrogenase family protein codes for MNKIFDNTQVAFSLKSDTELERAYFLFKLIASQPLVKIGTAVTNFALKAHLPVEGLIRSTVFDHFCGGVNEVDCLKVVDNMFTKGVSSVLDYSVEGKEEEAQFDAALEMTLKTIEFAKEREAIPFAVFKPTGFGRIDLYEKVGEKAGLTEAEQQEWNRVMARFDLACKTAHEKDVLLLIDAEESWMQDAADAIVTDMMRKYNTEKAIVFNTLQMYRWDRLDYLKNLHEKATSEGFYIGMKLVRGAYMEKENERAAARGLKSPICISKEATDINYNAAVLYMVEHIDKMAVFAGTHNEESSYSLMQLMTEKGIAKNDKRIFFGQLLGMSDNISFNLAENGYNVAKYLPFGPVRDVMPYLIRRAEENTSVAGQTSRELMLIKKEKERRKL; via the coding sequence ATGAATAAAATATTTGACAATACACAAGTTGCTTTTTCTTTAAAAAGTGATACCGAATTAGAAAGAGCTTATTTTCTTTTTAAATTAATAGCAAGTCAACCCCTTGTAAAAATAGGAACTGCCGTTACCAATTTTGCGCTTAAAGCTCATTTACCTGTTGAAGGATTGATTCGTTCAACCGTTTTTGATCATTTTTGTGGTGGTGTAAATGAAGTTGATTGCTTAAAAGTGGTAGACAATATGTTTACCAAAGGTGTTTCTTCTGTTTTAGATTATTCTGTAGAAGGAAAAGAAGAAGAAGCACAATTTGATGCTGCTTTGGAAATGACTTTGAAAACAATCGAATTTGCTAAAGAACGCGAAGCTATTCCGTTTGCCGTTTTTAAACCAACGGGTTTTGGCCGTATCGATTTGTATGAAAAAGTTGGAGAGAAAGCTGGTTTAACCGAAGCTGAGCAACAAGAATGGAACCGTGTGATGGCTAGATTTGATTTGGCTTGTAAAACCGCACATGAAAAAGACGTTTTATTATTGATTGACGCAGAGGAAAGTTGGATGCAAGATGCCGCAGATGCCATTGTTACAGATATGATGCGTAAATACAATACGGAAAAAGCAATTGTTTTTAATACCTTACAAATGTATCGCTGGGACAGACTAGATTATTTAAAAAATTTACATGAAAAAGCAACATCAGAAGGTTTTTACATTGGAATGAAATTAGTTCGTGGTGCTTACATGGAGAAAGAAAATGAAAGAGCTGCTGCTCGTGGTTTAAAATCACCAATTTGTATTTCTAAAGAAGCTACAGATATCAACTATAACGCAGCCGTATTGTACATGGTAGAACATATTGATAAAATGGCGGTTTTTGCTGGAACGCATAACGAAGAAAGTTCATATTCATTAATGCAATTAATGACTGAAAAAGGAATTGCTAAAAATGACAAACGCATCTTTTTTGGACAATTATTAGGCATGAGCGATAACATTAGTTTTAATTTAGCAGAAAACGGATATAATGTAGCCAAATATTTACCATTTGGACCTGTTAGAGATGTGATGCCCTATTTAATTAGAAGAGCGGAAGAAAATACTTCTGTAGCTGGACAAACTAGCAGGGAATTAATGTTAATTAAAAAAGAAAAAGAAAGAAGAAAGTTATAG